A part of Escherichia marmotae genomic DNA contains:
- the purB gene encoding adenylosuccinate lyase, with the protein MELSSLTAVSPVDGRYGDKVSALRGIFSEYGLLKFRVQVEVRWLQKLAAHAAIKEVPAFAADAIGYLDAIVANFSEEDAARIKTIERTTNHDVKAVEYFLKEKVAEIPELHAVSEFIHFACTSEDINNLSHALMLKTARDEVILPYWRQLIDGIKDLAVQYRDIPLLSRTHGQPATPSTIGKEMANVAYRMERQFRQLNQVEILGKINGAVGNYNAHIAAYPEVDWHQFSEEFVTSLGIQWNPYTTQIEPHDYIAELFDCIARFNTILIDFDRDVWGYIALNHFKQKTIAGEIGSSTMPHKVNPIDFENSEGNLGLSNAVLQHLASKLPVSRWQRDLTDSTVLRNLGVGIGYALIAYQSTLKGVSKLEVNRDHLLDELDHNWEVLAEPIQTVMRRYGIEKPYEKLKELTRGKRVDAEGMKQFIDGLALPEEEKARLKAMTPANYIGRAITMVDELK; encoded by the coding sequence ATGGAATTATCCTCACTGACCGCCGTTTCCCCTGTCGACGGACGCTACGGCGATAAAGTCAGCGCGCTGCGCGGGATTTTCAGCGAATATGGTTTGCTGAAATTCCGTGTACAAGTTGAAGTACGTTGGCTGCAAAAACTGGCCGCGCACGCAGCGATCAAGGAAGTTCCTGCTTTTGCTGCCGACGCAATCGGTTACCTTGATGCAATCGTCGCTAATTTCAGTGAAGAAGATGCGGCGCGAATCAAAACCATTGAGCGTACCACTAACCACGACGTTAAAGCGGTTGAGTATTTCCTGAAAGAAAAAGTGGCTGAGATCCCAGAACTGCACGCAGTTTCTGAATTTATTCACTTTGCCTGCACCTCAGAAGACATCAACAACCTCTCCCACGCATTGATGCTGAAAACCGCGCGTGATGAAGTGATCCTGCCGTACTGGCGTCAACTGATTGACGGCATTAAAGATCTGGCTGTTCAGTATCGCGATATTCCGCTGCTATCCCGTACCCACGGTCAGCCAGCGACACCGTCAACCATCGGTAAAGAGATGGCTAACGTCGCTTATCGTATGGAGCGCCAGTTCCGCCAGCTTAATCAGGTGGAAATCCTCGGCAAAATCAACGGCGCGGTCGGTAACTATAATGCCCACATCGCCGCGTATCCGGAAGTTGACTGGCATCAGTTCAGTGAAGAGTTTGTCACCTCACTGGGTATTCAGTGGAACCCGTACACCACCCAGATTGAACCGCACGACTACATTGCCGAACTGTTTGATTGCATCGCGCGCTTTAACACCATTCTGATCGACTTTGACCGTGACGTCTGGGGTTATATCGCCCTTAACCATTTCAAACAGAAAACCATCGCCGGTGAGATTGGTTCTTCCACCATGCCGCACAAGGTTAACCCAATCGACTTCGAAAACTCCGAAGGTAACCTGGGGCTTTCCAACGCGGTGTTGCAGCACCTGGCCAGCAAACTGCCGGTTTCCCGTTGGCAGCGTGACCTGACCGACTCTACCGTGCTACGTAACCTCGGAGTGGGCATCGGTTATGCGCTAATTGCTTACCAGTCCACCCTGAAAGGCGTGAGCAAACTGGAAGTGAACCGTGACCATCTGCTGGATGAACTGGATCACAACTGGGAAGTGCTGGCTGAGCCGATCCAGACAGTTATGCGTCGCTATGGCATCGAAAAACCGTACGAGAAGCTGAAAGAACTGACTCGCGGTAAACGCGTTGACGCCGAAGGCATGAAGCAATTTATCGACGGTCTGGCGCTGCCGGAAGAAGAGAAAGCGCGCCTGAAAGCGATGACCCCTGCTAACTACATTGGTCGCGCCATCACAATGGTGGATGAGCTGAAATAA
- the mnmA gene encoding tRNA 2-thiouridine(34) synthase MnmA: MSETAKKVIVGMSGGVDSSVSAWLLQQQGYQVEGLFMKNWEEDDGEEYCTAAADLADAQAVCDKLGIELHTVNFAAEYWDNVFELFLAEYKAGRTPNPDILCNKEIKFKAFLEFAAEDLGADYIATGHYVRRADVNGKSRLLRGLDSNKDQSYFLYTLSHEQIAQSLFPVGELEKPQVRKIAEDLGLVTAKKKDSTGICFIGERKFREFLGRYLPAQPGKIITVDGDEIGEHQGLMYHTLGQRKGLGIGGTKDGTEEPWYVVDKDVENNILIVAQGHEHPRLMSVGLIAQQLHWVDREPFTGTMRCTVKTRYRQTDIPCTVKALDDDRIEVIFDEPVAAVTPGQSAVFYNGEVCLGGGIIEQRLPLPV; this comes from the coding sequence ATGTCTGAAACCGCAAAAAAAGTGATCGTCGGCATGTCCGGCGGCGTCGATTCCTCCGTTTCTGCCTGGCTGTTGCAACAACAGGGATATCAGGTCGAAGGCCTGTTTATGAAGAACTGGGAAGAAGACGACGGTGAGGAATATTGCACGGCGGCAGCGGATCTGGCTGATGCCCAGGCTGTCTGCGATAAGCTCGGCATTGAACTGCACACTGTCAACTTTGCAGCCGAGTACTGGGACAACGTCTTTGAACTGTTCCTTGCTGAATATAAAGCGGGTCGCACGCCGAACCCGGATATTCTGTGCAACAAAGAGATCAAATTTAAAGCCTTCCTCGAATTTGCCGCCGAAGATTTAGGTGCCGATTATATCGCTACCGGCCATTACGTTCGTCGTGCAGATGTCAATGGCAAGAGCCGCCTGCTGCGTGGTCTGGACAGCAACAAAGACCAGAGCTACTTCCTTTATACACTTAGCCATGAGCAGATAGCGCAAAGCCTGTTCCCGGTTGGCGAACTGGAAAAACCGCAGGTACGTAAGATTGCGGAAGATCTCGGTCTGGTCACCGCGAAGAAAAAAGATTCTACCGGGATCTGCTTTATCGGTGAACGTAAATTCCGCGAGTTTCTTGGCCGTTATCTCCCGGCGCAACCGGGAAAAATCATTACTGTCGATGGTGATGAGATTGGCGAGCACCAGGGGCTGATGTATCACACCCTCGGACAGCGTAAAGGCCTGGGCATCGGTGGCACCAAAGACGGCACTGAAGAGCCGTGGTACGTGGTGGATAAAGACGTCGAGAACAACATTCTGATTGTTGCGCAGGGTCATGAACACCCACGTCTGATGTCTGTCGGATTGATTGCCCAGCAACTGCACTGGGTCGATCGCGAACCTTTCACCGGCACTATGCGTTGCACGGTGAAAACCCGCTACCGCCAGACTGACATTCCATGCACCGTCAAGGCGCTGGATGATGATCGCATTGAAGTGATTTTCGATGAGCCGGTTGCGGCCGTCACTCCAGGTCAATCCGCCGTCTTCTATAACGGTGAAGTGTGCCTCGGCGGCGGCATCATTGAGCAGCGTCTGCCGCTGCCAGTCTGA
- the nudJ gene encoding phosphatase NudJ: protein MFKPHVTVACVVHAEGKFLVVEETINGKALWNQPAGHLEADETLTEAAARELWEETGISAQPQYFIRMHQWIAPDKTPFLRFLFAIELEQICPTHPHDSDIDCCRWVSAEEILQAPNLRSPLVAESIRCYQSGQHYPLEMIGEFNWPFTKGVI, encoded by the coding sequence ATGTTTAAACCGCACGTTACCGTTGCCTGCGTGGTGCACGCAGAAGGCAAATTTTTAGTCGTTGAAGAGACGATTAATGGTAAAGCGTTATGGAACCAACCCGCCGGACATCTGGAGGCGGATGAAACATTAACAGAAGCAGCGGCGCGTGAGCTGTGGGAAGAAACCGGCATCAGCGCGCAACCGCAATATTTCATCCGTATGCATCAGTGGATTGCGCCGGATAAGACGCCATTTTTGCGCTTCCTGTTTGCCATTGAGCTTGAGCAAATATGCCCAACACACCCTCATGACAGTGATATCGACTGTTGCCGTTGGGTCAGTGCTGAAGAGATTTTACAGGCACCAAATCTGCGCTCGCCATTAGTGGCAGAAAGTATTCGTTGTTATCAAAGCGGGCAACATTATCCGCTGGAGATGATTGGCGAGTTTAACTGGCCTTTTACAAAGGGTGTCATCTAA
- the hflD gene encoding high frequency lysogenization protein HflD, with amino-acid sequence MAKNYYDITLALAGICQAARLVQQLAHQGHCDADALHVSLNSIIDVNPSSTLAVFGGSEANLRVGLETLLGMLNASSRQGLNAELTRYTLSLMVLERKLSSAKGALDTLGNRINGLQRQLEHFDLQSETLMSAMAAIYVDVISPLGPRIQVTGSPAVLQSPQVQAKVRATLLAGIRAAVLWHQVGGGRLQLMFSRNRLTTQAKQILAHLTPEL; translated from the coding sequence GTGGCAAAGAATTACTATGACATCACCCTCGCCCTGGCCGGTATTTGTCAGGCGGCACGCCTGGTACAACAGCTTGCTCACCAGGGGCATTGTGATGCCGATGCGCTACACGTCTCACTCAACAGTATTATCGATGTGAACCCCAGCTCCACGCTGGCGGTTTTTGGCGGCAGCGAAGCCAACCTGCGCGTCGGGCTGGAAACCCTGCTCGGCATGCTCAATGCCAGCAGTCGCCAGGGCTTAAACGCTGAGTTAACCCGTTACACCCTTAGCCTGATGGTGCTTGAGCGCAAACTCTCGTCTGCCAAAGGTGCGCTCGACACTCTGGGTAACCGGATTAACGGTCTGCAACGCCAGCTCGAACATTTCGATTTACAGTCGGAAACGCTGATGAGCGCAATGGCTGCTATTTATGTTGATGTTATCAGCCCACTTGGCCCACGTATTCAGGTCACCGGTTCCCCTGCCGTACTGCAAAGCCCACAGGTGCAGGCGAAAGTTCGCGCTACCCTGCTGGCAGGCATTCGCGCCGCCGTGCTCTGGCACCAGGTTGGCGGCGGACGTCTACAACTGATGTTTTCTCGTAATCGCCTGACCACTCAGGCAAAACAAATTCTTGCTCATTTAACCCCGGAGTTGTGA